One genomic region from Anguilla rostrata isolate EN2019 chromosome 2, ASM1855537v3, whole genome shotgun sequence encodes:
- the LOC135249405 gene encoding zinc finger protein ZFP2-like — protein MQVGVCLRQDTETTLPELTEQHRIRQKEEELSGLEPVHMAESETECAAGGLNTLEPECVTAHSRELHFCTPLSSSMMQGGVCLRQDTETTLPELTEQHRIRQKEEELSGLESFHMAESEPECVTVHSGVSDVHHTHSSLIKTETDLGFPHTGDLKTESLDSTELGYVAHLHHDQIKTEADDGGYFKSEHISDLQDIDCVNIKSNQMKCEYSESLVSDLIIEAGVDDGDQTEPRQSPGEPNRNCEKEESINHHCDINNENNQTTFIHKSTSSCSKHIHSQRMNVIIEPPLIKSSKNPSPLNVFQYKVIHRNKCEKSYKCIQCKKCFHTRYDLNTHLRIHTVQKPYRCFECKKCFSQIGHLNCHQRIHTGEKPYKCTQCEKCFRTNSCLKKHMRIHSGEKPYQCILCGKCYSQAGQLSSHERIHTGEKPYTCHQCGKGFSEKSNLNNHKRIHTGEKPYKCTQCGKCFSASSALNQHLRIHTGEKPYKCTQCGKCFSQISNLNCHQKIHTGEKPYKCIQCGKCFNTKSYLDTHLRIHRGEKPYKCTQCAKCFSHITRLNYHLRIHTGEKPYKCTQCEKCFNNKSGLNQHLRIHTGEKPYKCTQCGKCFSQISHLNWHQKIHTGEKS, from the exons ATGCAGGTaggagtctgtctgagacaggatactgagacaacactaccagagctcactgagcagcacaggatcagacagaaagaagaggaactcagtggactggagcctgtccacatggcagagtcagagacagagtgtgctgcaggaggactcaacacactggagccagagtgtgttacagcacacagcagg GAGCTGCACTTCTGCACACCTTTGAGTAGCAGTATGATGCAGGGCggagtctgtctgagacaggacactgagacaacactaccagagctcactgagcagcacaggatcagacagaaagaagaggagctcagtggactggagtctttccacatggcagagtcagagccagagtgtgttacagtacacagcggggtcagtgatgtacatcacacacactcatcacttattaaaacagaaactgatctgggcTTCCCCCACACTGGGGATCTTAAGACAGAGAGCCTAGACAGTACAGAGCTGGGATATGTAGCCCATCTGCATCATGaccaaattaaaacagaagCTGATGATGGAGGATACTTTAAGTCAGAACACATCAGTGACTTACAAGATATTGATTGTGTTAATATTAAATCTAATCAAATGAAGTGTGAATACAGTGAAAGTTTAGTGAGTGATCTTATTATTGAAGCTGGTGTTGATGACGGAGACCAGACTGAACCAAGGCAATCTCCTGGAGAGCCAAACCGAAACTGTGAAAAAGAAGAATCCATAAATCATCATTGTgacataaacaatgaaaataatcagACCACATTTATCCATAAAAGTACAAGCAGTTGCAGCAAACATATACATTCTCAGAGAATGAATGTGATAATTGAACCCCCTTTAATTAAGTCAAGTAAAAACCCAAGCCCTTTGAATGTCTTTCAATACAAGGTtattcacagaaataaatgtgaaaagtcATACAAGTGCATACAATGTAAGAAGTGTTTTCATACAAGATATGATTTAAATACACACCTCAGAATTCATACAGTTCAAAAGCCCTACAGATGTTTTGAATGCAAGAAGTGCTTTTCCCAAATAGGTCATTTAAATtgccaccagagaattcatacaggtgaaaagccatacaagtgtacTCAGTGCGAGAAGTGTTTTCGTACAAATTCTTGTTTGAAAAAACACATGAGAATTCATTCCGGTGAAAAGCCCTACCAATGTATTCTGTGTGGGAAGTGTTATTCCCAAGCAGGTCAGTTAAGTAGTCAcgagagaattcatacaggtgaaaagccctacacaTGTCATCAGTGTGGGAAGGGCTTTTctgaaaaatctaatttaaataaCCATAAAAGAatacatacaggtgaaaagccatacaagtgtacacaatgtgggaagtgttttagTGCTAGTTCTGCTTTAAATCAACACCTGAGAATCCATACAGGTGAGAAGCCTTACAAATGTACTCAATGcgggaagtgtttttcccaaatATCTAATTTAAATTGCCACCAgaaaattcatacaggtgaaaaaccatacaaatgcattcagtgtgggaagtgttttaaCACAAAATCTTATTTAGATacacacctgagaattcatagaggtgaaaagccatacaagtgtacGCAGTGTGCCAAGTGTTTTTCCCATATAACTAGATTAAATTaccacctgagaattcataccggtgaaaagccatacaagtgtacacagtgtgagaagtgttttaatAACAAATCTGGTTTAAATCAACACCTGAGAATCCATACAGGTGAGAAGCCTTACAAATGTACTCAATGcgggaagtgtttttcccaaatATCTCATTTAAATTGGCACCAgaaaattcatacaggtgaaaagtcTTAA